In Dysidea avara chromosome 3, odDysAvar1.4, whole genome shotgun sequence, a single window of DNA contains:
- the LOC136248433 gene encoding uncharacterized protein, whose amino-acid sequence MVACKEKNCQDFLTCGATCIAHWDEDTTKGKYDVLNCTSKCQFTYTDDNSDKFMTCAASNDCLELPPIPSTCRAASAKPAKQLSVKDLQGDWWVVRGYHPVFDCYACTHQHFESMSDTTWQFASSSVVTLVDGTHKAFSLKIEMPVEPPGKGFTFTYDFAGAANNATWWVVDKADDGSYVLVYYCGAVADWNYEGAMVMARSTSLPSSAYTKIAESFQSTVGLDLKDFCSNQVTNCNNGKI is encoded by the coding sequence ATGGTAGCATGCAAAGAAAAGAATTGTCAAGATTTTTTGACATGTGGTGCTACGTGCATAGCTCATTGGGATGAAGACACCACCAAGGGGAAATATGATGTCCTAAATTGCACGAGTAAGTGCCAGTTCACTTATACTGATGATAATTCCGACAAATTCATGACCTGCGCTGCCAGCAACGATTGCTTGGAGCTTCCTCCCATACCAAGCACATGTCGAGCGGCAAGTGCAAAACCAGCAAAGCAACTTTCTGTGAAAGACCTTCAAGGTGATTGGTGGGTAGTTCGTGGATATCATCCAGTCTTTGATTGCTACGCCTGCACGCatcagcatttcgaatcaatgAGCGACACTACTTGGCAGTTTGCTTCATCATCTGTTGTGACCCTTGTTGATGGTACCCATAAAGCTTTTTCATTGAAAATTGAAATGCCTGTTGAACCACCTGGAAAGGGCTTTACATTCACGTACGACTTTGCAGGAGCAGCCAACAATGCTACATGGTGGGTCGTAGATAAAGCTGATGACGGGTCATATGTGCTGGTCTACTACTGTGGTGCTGTTGCGGACTGGAACTACGAGGGAGCTATGGTTATGGCACGTAGTACTAGCCTTCCCAGTAGTGCATATACTAAGATAGCGGAATCATTTCAAAGCACTGTCGGCCTTGACTTAAAAGATTTTTGCTCCAACCAAGTTACGAACTGCAACAATGGAAAAATCTGA
- the LOC136251863 gene encoding uncharacterized protein: MGRLVATRLICICYCTLLLYLTTEVKVTTGVTQCINRIGLLEEGSLISSVLGTRVTSTSANEQYKPVKAIKSDIGWCSDYSQCSITQDEYIEIDFGAEVVVEAISILQAAGGYVTQYFVEYARSDRVFDCIREQFSNQIIFAGNSVCGLEEETRNFSHPVLAQFVRVTPIQWEGASVCLRMELYGCFVKECPVFATIHDDNIDKVMVTSSGRQSKKVLNLQDPWCASHRAPQSATITFTELVYLTQLQVVSTNNEVSFSLYYDSSDVLYSNIGGANEYTLLGTLVMPIFLPVNSTEIKFQILDSDDDPCFAVELTGCLSSQVVSHMEDIDDLPIATQTCRSQVTPAAPSTIGVSSSTSVRVSTCSSSISESTSSNKVAESSISPSSSSSTVQNTPNTVYVTYTHTAVVMSTVQMTMSVVDKQLVTSSDSSDCNTAAIVVPIVVSVITVVVVIVSIVVAAVWWRRSKPEPVIISVKNSHTCVVENDLYKSEEVEQSLNSNHSPPIRYPKHFVRHHGVSNIYDEQQHEHPLEIPEGETIIINPYEYPVNRAVEGAAN, encoded by the exons ATGGGTCGACTGGTTGCCACTCGGCTGATTTGCATATGCTACTGTACCCTGCTGCTTTACTTAACAACTGAAGTGAAAGTGACCACTGGAG TCACGCAGTGTATTAACAGAATAGGACTGCTTGAAGAGGGATCACTAATCAGCTCTGTATTGGGTACAAGGGTAACTTCCACATCTGCAAATGAACAATACAAACCAGTTAAAGCAATAAAATCTGATATTGGGTGGTGTTCTGACTATTCTCAATGTTCTATTACACAAGATGAATACATTGAAATTGATTTTGGTGCTGAAGTTGTGGTAGAGGCGATATCAATTCTACAAGCTGCTGGTGGTTATGTAACTCAGTATTTTGTGGAGTATGCAAGGTCTGATAGGGTGTTTGACTGTATTAGGGAACAATTTTCAAACCAAATT ATATTTGCTGGAAACAGTGTTTGCGGTTTGGAAGAAGAAACAAGGAATTTCTCCCATCCAGTACTAGCTCAGTTTGTACGTGTCACTCCTATACAGTGGGAAGGTGCTTCAGTTTGCCTTAGAATGGAACTATATGGATGTTTTGTTAAAG AATGCCCTGTTTTTGCTACCATCCATGATGATAACATAGACAAGGTTATGGTGACATCATCTGGTCGTCAATCTAAGAAGGTGTTGAACTTACAAGATCCCTGGTGTGCCTCACACAGAGCACCACAGAGTGCCACCATAACATTTACTGAATTGGTTTACCTGACACAACTACAAGTTGTTAGCACCAATAATGAAGTCTCCTTTAGTTTGTATTATGACTCCAGCGATGTACTCTACAGCAATATTGGTGGAGcaaat GAGTATACTTTACTTGGCACACTTGTTATGCCAATATTTCTACCTGTTAATTCAACTGAAATCAAGTTTCAAATACTTGATAGTGATGACGATCCTTGCTTTGCTGTTGAGCTAACTGGATGTCTAAGTAGTCAAG TTGTTAGCCACATGGAAGATATTGACGATTTACCAATAGCAACACAGACGTGTCGGAGTCAAGTAACTCCAGCAGCACCATCTACCATTGGTGTTTCATCCTCTACTAGTGTCAGGGTATCTACTTGTAGCAGTAGTATTTCAGAGTCCACATCCTCCAATAAAGTTGCAGAATCCAGCATCTCACCATCCAGTAGTAGTAGCACAGTTCAAAACACACcaaatacagtatatgtaacTTACACTCACACTGCCGTTGTCATGTCTACAGTACAAATGACTATGTCTGTAGTGGACAAGCAGTTGGTTACATCAAGTGATAGTAGTGATTGCAACACTGCTGCTATTGTTGTTCCTATTGTTGTATCAGTTATCACTGTAGTGGTGGTCATAGTATCCATTGTGGTGGCTGCTGTTTGGTGGAGAAGAAGTAAACCTGAGCCTGTGATTATATCAGTGAAAAACAGCCATACCTGTGTTGTTGAAAATGATTTATATAA GTCAGAAGAAGTGGAGCAAAGTTTGAACAG TAATCATTCTCCACCAATCCGATATCCTAAACACTTTGTCAGGCACCATGGagtatcaaatatttatgatgaGCAGCAACATGAACACCCTTTAGAAATACCAGAAGGAGAAACTATTATTATTAATCCGTATGAGTATCCTGTAAACCGTGCAGTGGAAGGAGCTGCAAATTAA